DNA from Bradyrhizobium diazoefficiens USDA 110:
CGCCGAGCGGAGTTGCGATCTTCTGGTCGTGAACGCGTGTGCCACTGCTTTCGCGGGCACTGTCGCCCTGCTCCAGCACGTCGAAATCAAAGCGCGTGCCGACCAGGGCGCCGCGCGCCTGTCCCGCGAGCGCGCAATAGGCGTCGTTGGCAAAGGTGATGCGGTTCTGGTGATCGCGCAGCACGATCAGATCGCCCTGCTGTTCGAACAGGCTGCGGGCGCGTTCCTCGGCTTCCTTCAGCTCCCAATTGCGATCGATCAGGGCCTCGTTGTGGGCGGCGAGCTTGCGCAGCCGCTTGTTGACGAAGCGCAGCCGCATGCTGAGCGTCGCGAGGCCAAGGCAGGCGAGTGCGAACAGGAAGCTCGCGCCGATCGCGAAGGTGTGGGGATCGTAACCGGAATTCTCGGAGCGGCTGCCGGAGACAAAGCCATAGGCGCCGCCGAACGTCGCCGAGAAGATCATGAAGGAGCGGATCGCGAAGGCAATGCGGGGGTGCTGCCGCCTGAAGCGGCGCATGCGCACCTTGATCCGGAACGTCCGACCCATCGCCACCGACCCCGACTCTTAAAACCCCGCGCTCGCCGCTGCGACGATGTCCCGCCGACCTTGCGAACAGCTTGAGGCTTTCGGGTCGCCTCCAAACAAGGTTGACGAGGTGTTAACGCCTCAGAGCATGATCCGGAAAAGTGTGCAGCGGTTTTCCGGAAAGATCATGCTCCGACATCAACTCTGAAGCGGGATAATCATCGCGCTTCAGAGCGAGGCGGCCTGGAACGGGCGGTGACCGTCGTGGGCGCCGACGATCAGCGCCGCCGCCTCGCGCTGCGAGAACGTCTTCGAGCGCACATAGATGCGATAGTCGGCCGGTCCGTCGGTGGAGAGGTAGATCACCGGTCCGCCGTCGACCGGCTGCGCGGCAATCGTGATGAGCCGGGTCTGCGGATTGGCCTGGCAGGAGTCCGGCTCGGCGCCGAGGCCGTCGTCCACGACCGCGAAGTCCGCACCGTCCGCATCGTCGGTGATCTGGACCCGCACCGTGGCCCGTGTCGGATCGTCGGTGAAGGCGACATGGATGCCGGCCGTCCAGAACAGCGATGTCAGCTCGACGGAGGTGTCGCCCAGCGCGATGCAGGGATGTGAGACCGATCCGATCTCGCTGCGGGCAAACACCGCAGCCGCCAACAGGGGAACAACCGAGGCCAGGATCTTGAAACGCAACATGACACTCTACTCGCCGGGCCCGTCCGGGAACTTGTGGGCCTTATAGTTTGCAGAGCGTAAAGGAAACTCGTTACCGCCGGGTTGATGCGCGGAATGATCACGCCATCTGGCGCACATCCTCTGCGAGTGCGCGGTAGGACAGCGCTTCGGCGAGATGCAGCCGGCCGATCTTGTCCGCGCCATCGAGGTCGGCGAGCGTGCGCGCCACGCGCAGCACGCGGTGATAGCCGCGCGCCGACAGCCGCATGGTCTCGGCGGCGTCGCGCAGCAGCTTGGCGCCTTGCGCGTCCGGCTTTGCGATGTCTTCCAGCACCGAGGCGGGCGCCTCGGCATTGGTGCGGACGTTCGGCAGGCCGATATCCGCGTAGCGCGCAAGCTGGATGTCGCGCGCCGCCGCCACGCGTGCGGCGACCTCGGCCGATCCCTCCGCCGGCGGCGGCAGGATCAGGTCGGCTGCGGTCACCGCCGGAACCTCGATGCGCAAGTCGATGCGGTCCATCAAAGGCCCCGAGATGCGCGCCTGGTAGTCGCCGGTGCAGCGATCGATGCGGCCGCGCTTGCAGGCATAGCCGGGCTCGAACGCGTTGCCGCAGCGGCAGGGATTCATCGCCGCGACCAGCATGAAGCGGGCAGGGTAGGTGACGCGATGATTGGCGCGGGACACCGAGACCTCGCCGTTCTCCAGCGGCTGGCGCAGCGAATCCAGCACGCGCGGATCGAACTCCGGCAGCTCGTCGAGGAACAGCACGCCCTGATGCGCCAGCGAGATCTCGCCGGGTTTTGCGCGCATCCCGCCGCCGGTGAGCGCGGCCATGCTGGCGGAATGATGCGGCGAGCGGAACGGGCGCCGCGCGGTCAGCGCGCCGCCCTCGATCTCGCCGGCGACGGAGGCGATCATCGAGACCTCCAGCAGCTCGCCCGGCGACAGCGGCGGCAGGATCGAGGGCAGGCGCGCCGCCAGCATCGACTTGCCGGCGCCGGGTGCGCCGATCATCAACAGGTGATGTCCGCCGGCGGCCGCGATCTCCAGCGCCCGCTTGGCGCTTTCCTGGCCCTTGATGTCGCGCAGGTCGAGCTTTGAGGCGGCGGCTTCGTGCACTTTCGGCGAAGGCCGCGACAGCACCTGCGTGCCCTTGAAGTGGTTGGCGATCTGGATCAGCGATTGTGCGGCGATGATCTGGATGTCCGGGCTCGCCCAGGCCGCTTCGGAGCCGCAGGCGGCCGGACAGATCAAGCCTTCCTCGCGCACATTGGCGCCGATCGCGGCGGGAAGAACGCCGGCCACAGGCGCGATCGAGCCGTCGAGGCCGAGCTCGCCGAGCACGGTGAAGCCGGTCAGCGCATCCGGCGGAATCGCGCCGATTGCCGCCATCAGCCCGAGTGCGATCGGCAGGTCGTAATGGCTGCCTTCCTTGGGCAGATCGGCGGGGGCCAGATTGACGATGATCCGCCGCGCCGGCAGCGCCAGGCCCGAGGCGATCAGCGCCGAGCGGACCCGCTCGCGCGCCTCGGACACCGCCTTGTCCGGCAGGCCGACGATGGCAAAGGCCGGCAGGCCCGGCGCGACCTGCACCTGCACGTCGACCGCGCGGGCCTCGATCCCTTCAAAGGCGACGGTAGAAACCCGTTGAACCATGCCGAACCAGCCTGCCCTCTCGCACAATCGAGGGTAGCAGAGCCGGCCACCCTCCGCAAGAACAATACGGGAACATATCCGGCGCCGTGCAAGCCCTAACCAATCGTAAACAGGACGCGGACACTACGCCTCGAATGCAAGCTTCTGTCCTCAGCACATCCCAACGAATGTCCGCTACTCCTAGGGCTGCGGGATGGGCCGTGATCTAACAAGTGAACAATCAAAATGCTTGCAAATCGCCGGAGAAGCGAACGTCGGGTGTGCAGCCGGCTCGCCAAGATTCACTTTGGCGCGGGCTCGCTGCCGCGAGATTGCACGATCACCGATATCTCGGACGGGGGCGTGAAAGTCGTGGCGGAATTCCTGGAAGTGCCGCCGCAATTCACCATCATCTTCGCGCCGGACTATTCCCGCCAATGCCGCCTGCGCTGGCGCATCGGGTGCGAGTTCGGCGCCGAGTTCACCGATTAGACTGCGGGGCTCACGTCCTTAACGGGAATTTAGCGTTAATCGGTAAGCATCCCTGATCAGTCGCCGAGTGATCAGAGTATGTCCAAGCGTTTGTCCCTTGCCTCTCGCCCGGCGAGATATCTGCTGTCCGCGCTTGTGCTCCTTGCCCTCGGCGGCTGTCAGACCACTGGCATCGAGGACATCACCGGCGCGCTCGGCGGCAAGTCGGAAGCCGCGAGCAAGGCAGACGGCAAGCCGGACATGGACGCACTGCGCGAGCGTTATCGCGCCAAGCCCAGCGATCCCAACGTCGCGCTCGACTACGGCAAGGCGCTGCGCGAGAGCGGGCAGAGCGCCCAGGCGGTCGCGGTGCTCGAGCAGGCCGTGCTCGGCCATCCCCGCAACAAGGCGCTGCTCGCCGGCTACGGCCGCGCGCTCGCCGACAACGGCAATTTCCAGCAGGCTTTCGACGTTCTGAGCCGCGCGCATACGCCGGAGGATCCGGACTGGCGCATCCTGTCGGCGCAGGGCGCGGCGCTCGACCAGCTCGGTCGCAACGAAGAGGCGCAGCAATATTACGCGACCGCGCTGAAGATCGTGCCGGACGAGCCGCAGGTTCTGTCCAATCTCGGCCTGTCCTATGTGCTGCAAAACAATCTGCCCAAGGCCGAACAGGTGCTCGGCCGCGCCCATCAGCGCAATCAGAACGATGCGCGGATCCGTGCCAATCTCGCGCTCGTGCTGGGATTGCAGGGCCGCGAGGCCGAGGCTGAAATCCTCGTGAAGGCAGATTTGCCGCCGGACCAGGCGGCGGCGAAGATCACGGCGTTGCGGCAGCTGCTGGCGAAGAAGCAGCAGCAGCGGGCCGAGAAGTAGTCCGCCAACTCGTTGGTTTCTGTTTGACGTGTTGTCTCGACGCTGGCGCCTACGACGCCTTGCGATGCGGCGCGGATGCGCGGCCCGAGCGGCCCTTCAGCTTCTTCAACAGCGGTCCGAGCAGCGAGCGCTTCGGCTTCTTCACCTCGCCGCGCCCGACAAGGCGGTTCGCCATGTTCTGGAACAGCGCGGTGGTGCGGTGGCTCTTGGAGACCTCCGCGATCATCTGGCCGTTGTTGGCGGCGGTCGAGAACAGCTTCGAATCGAACGGGATCACCGCGATCGGCTGGCTCTCCATGGTCTTGGCGAAGGACTTGACGTCGATCTCCGCGCGCTTGTGCATGCCGACCTGGTTGATGCAGTACAGCGGCGGCCGGTCGTTCGGCCGCGCCGTCTTCAGTACGGTCAGCATGTTCTTGGTGTTGCGCAAATTCGCGAGATCGGGCTCGGCCACGATCACGATGTCGTCGGCGTTGATCAGCGCGCGCCGCGTCCAGCCCGACCATTGATGGGGAACGTCGAGCACGATGCAGGGCGTGGTCATGCGCAGCGTGTCGAACACCGCGTCGAAGGCTTCCGCGCCGAAATCGTAAACCCGGTCAAGGGTGGCGGGCGCGGCCAAAAGGCTGAGGCGCTCGGTGCATTTGGCGAGCAGGCGCTCCATCAGCGCCGTGTCGGGCCGGTCCTGCGACAGCACTGCGTTGGCGATGCCCTGCACCGGGTCCTGGTTGTAGTCGAGGCTCGCGGTGCCGAAGGCGAGGTCGAGGTCGATCACGACGGAATCGAGCGCGAGGTCGCGGGCGATTGTCCAGGCCACATTGTGCGCGACGGTGGACGCGCCGACGCCGCCCTTGGCGCCGACCACCGCGATGACGCGGCCGGTGATGATGGCTTCGGACGCCGAGAACAGGCTGCAGATCGAACGGACCACGTCGATCGTTTCGACCGGTCCCACCACATAGTCGTTGACGCCGCGGCGCACCAGCTCGCGATAGGGCGCGGTGTCGTTGGGATTGCCGATCACGACCACGCGGGTCCCGGGATCGCAGACGCCGGCGAGATCGTCCAGGCCCTCGAGGATGTCGCGCGTGCCGTCGGATTCGATCACGATCACGTTCGGCGTCGGCATCGTCTCATAGACTTCGATCGCCGCGGCGAGGCCGCCTTCCTTGGCGGTCAGGTGCGCCTTGGCCAGCCGGCGATCCTCTCCCGCCGCGGTTACCGCGGCGAGCGTCTGGTCGGTCTCGCAAAAGGCCTGCACCGAGATGCGAGGAACCGGCGCAATGTGCTCCTCGGGGTGCCGCGGATGGTCCGTTTCTTCGTCGTTGACGCTCGTCATTTGCCTGTGTCGCTGAGCTTGGCCTTGTCGGCCTCGGGGCTGGGAGTCGCGATCGCCGCGCCCTTGCGATAGCGATCGAAGGCGATGTCGCGACGTGCGGTATAGACCGGCGTTTCGGCACGCGGCTGCTCGAGGTCGGCGGGGTTGTCGATCATCGCCGCGAGGTTGCGCTGGCTGGCGCAGCCCAGATTGAAGTACGGCTGGTTCTCGTTGTAGCCGGGGTCGAGGATGGACGGACCGACGTCTTCGGGCCACAGCCCGCAGGGGCCGGCGACCGCGGCGATGCGCGAATAGCTCAGGCGGATGGTCGGCAGCAGTCCGGGATCCTCGGGCCGATAGGGATGCTGGACGATGGCGCGCGACGGCACGCCGCCGGATGCGAGCACGGAACGGATCTCATGATAGGTCGTCGCGGCGGCACGCGAATTCGCGCTGCCGATCGGCACGTCGACGACGACGGACCCGGTGCCTTCGCGCACCCAGTCCCGGGCGGTGCCCGCGACGTCGGACTGCTGTGCGGCCGAGAGGCCGCCTCTCGCCTTGCCGACGAAAATCACGATCGACTTCTTGGCTTCCTGCACCGCGATCGGATGGCGCTGGCGATAATCGGTCGGCACCGTCTGGGTGACGATCTCGCCCGTGGTGTTGCACGCACCCAGCATGACGGAGAGTCCCGTCAGCACCAGCGCGACGCTTAAGCCGCGACGTCGATCGGCCATGGTCTTCGTCATCGCTTGATCCCCTCTTGCCCCGATCCTTGCCCCGTTCCCCAAGCCGTCCGCCGGTCTCAGTCGATGATGAAGCCGAAATCGCCGCGGGCGCCGTCGATCGGATCGACGCGGCGCGCGATGCCATAGAGCCGGTTCATGCGGCCGAGCAGCGCCGTCTGTGCATCCGAGGCCGGCGCGAAGCCGTCGTCGGGCCGCGACAATTCCTTCTGGGCGACCGCGCGCACCACATAGGGGGTCACGATCACCATCAGCTCGGTCTCGTTGTTGACGAAGTCCTGGCTGCGGAACAGCGCGCCGATGATCGGCACCTGGTCGACGCCGGGCAGGCCGTTGATCGCCTGCTTGGTCTGCTGCTGGATCAGGCCGGCCATCGCCATCGAGCCGCCCGAGGGAATCTCGAGCGTGGTCTCGGCGCGGCGGGTCTGGATCGACGGGATGGTGACCGAGCTGGTCTGGCTCGCGGACACCGCCTGTGTCACGGAGATGGCGTTCTGGTTCGACAGCTCCGAGACCTCGGTCATCACGCGCAGGCTGATACGTCCTTCGCTGAGCACGACCGGCGTGAAGTTCAGGGAGATGCCGAACTTCTTGTAGGTGATCTGGGTGGTACAGACGTGGGTGACCGGATCGCAGGCATATCCTCCCGGGATCGGGAATTCGCCGCCCGCGATGAAGGTCGCGGATTCGCCCGAGATCGCCGTCAGGCTCGGCTCGGCCAGCGTCCGCATCACGCCGGCGGTTTCCATCGCCCGCATCGTGGCGTTGACGGTGGCCACGCCTTTTGCGAGTCCGGTAACACCGAGCCCGTTGCTGCTGACGAGCGGGCCGCCGGAGACCGAGAACGGGTTGGAATTGTTGAAGTTCACGACCGCGGTGCCGGCGTTCAGGCTGGCGCTGAGATCGACGCCCAATTGCTTGACGATGTCGCGGCGCACTTCGCCGACGACGACCTTGAGCATCACCTGGTCGCGGCCGCGCACCACGATGTTGTTGACCACCTTCTCGGAGCCGCCGACCAGCTTTGCGGCGACTTCACCGGCCTGCTGCGCCTCGACCGGGCTCGACACCGAGCCGGTCAGCATCACGCTGTCGCCGATGCCTTCAATTTGCACGCCCGGCAACGACTGGCGCAGCGCGGCACGCATGCCGTTGAGGTCGCGCTTCACCGCGATGTCGTAGGCGGCGACCTGCTGGCCGTCGGCGGTGAAGAACACGACGTTGGTCTGACCGACCTGGCCGCCGATGATATAGGCGCGCTGGGCCGAGCGGATCACCGCGTTGGCGATCTTGGGATCAGCCACCAGCACATCCTTGACCTCGCGGGGCAGGTCGATGACGACCGACTTGCCGACGCCGAGCGACAGGAAGCGCGTCTTCGCCGGCGCGATCGTCCCGACCGATGCCACGCCAAGATCCGGCGCCTGCAGCGGCGCCTGGTCGCCGACCGGCGCTTCGGCGGCGCTGACGAGGCCAGGCGCTGCGAGCAGCCCCAGCGTCAACATCGCCCCCGCCCAGAACGTGCGTGCGCGATTCCCCCGAATGCGCAAGCCCGCCCGATCATCCCCGTAGTTCATGCTATCCCCATCACTTCTGTGACGTCAGTTGTCGCACCTGGACGCCGTAGCGGATCACGTTGACTCCGCCGGAACGCTTGATCGCCAGGTCCTCGGCCGTGAGTTCGGTTGCGTTGGCATCGACGATGCTCCGCAGCGCAAGCTGGAGCGTGCCGCCCTGGCGCGCCGCGGTGAGCGTTGCGACCTGGTCCGGCTTGAGCTCGAGCGTGACGGTCTTGCCGACCACGGCGTTCTGGCCGTCCTTTTCCTTCGGTGCCTGGTCGATCGCGAGCACGCGGATGTTGGTCAGGATGACCTCGGACAGGATGAGGTCGTTGCCGGCGGTCGGGCCGTTGACGTCGGGATTCTTCAGGCGGCGGGTCAGGACGATGTCGACGCGGTCGTTCGGCAGGATGAAGCCGCCGGCGCTGGTCTCGGCTGTAACGTCGGTGGAAACGGCGCGCATGCCCGACGGCAGAATCGCGGCCATGAAGCCGGAGCCCTCGGCCCGCACCAGCTTCTGCTCGCGGATCGGCTCGCCCTGCATCAACGGCACGCGCGCGATCGAGCCGGCGATCTGGGTCTGCGCCTCGGGCCTGCTGTCGCGGCGGATGAAGGCGCCGCTGGCGGTTGCCGCCGGCCAGGACTGCCATTGCAGGTCCTCTGGCTTCACGGCCTGGCCAAGCTGGATATCGTTTTTCGCGACGAGAACCTCAACCGTCGGCAGCTTCTCGGCGACGGGAAGCGCGGGCGCGGGCTTGTTGTCGTAGCCGCTCGCCAGATACGCAGCGACGCCGCCGGCGCCCAGTGCGATGACGAGAACGACAATGCGTGCGGTATTCATACGCCTCTACTCTTACGCGGGGCACTCGAACCGCACGTGGCGGGTTCCCCGTGTCGATGAGTAGGGAGTAAAAGTATAAGGGGTGTTGCGGTTACGAATGCGACGGCCGGCTACGGCCCGAGTTCTGGGCAGATGGTGAACGTGGCGTTATTCGGTCGGCCAGCGGCCTCCGTAGATTCACGCAGGGCGGACGTTCGTTCGAACGATGCGCGCGGCGCCATGGTGAATGGGTGGTTAGTGACGTGGGAGCTGGCGTCGCGCCGTCATGCCAACAAGACGGAAGCAATGCGCCACATCATCGGTGTCGTCCTGGCGAACGCCAGGACGACGTTGGGGGAGACAGCGTGCGAGCCCTACTTCGCCCGCTTCTGCTCGATCGTGTCCCAGACCTTCGCCGCCACGTCCGGGCCGCCGAGCCGCGCGATGGCGCGGATGCCCGTTGGCGATGTCACGTTGATCTCGGTGAGGTTGCCGTTGATGACGTCGATGCCGACGAACAGCAGGCCGCGTTCGCGCAGCGCCGGGCCGACGGTGGCGCAGATCTCGCGCTCGCGCGGGGTGAGCTCGGTCTCCTGCGCCGCGCCGCCGCGCACCATGTTGGAGCGGAGGTCGTCGGCAGCGGGCACGCGGTTCACCGCGCCGGCGAACTCGCCGTTGACCAGGATGATGCGCTTGTCGCCGTGCTTCACCTCGGGGATGAACTGCTGGATCACCCAGGGCTCCTTGAACGTGACCGTGAACATGTCGAACAGCGAGCCGAAATTCATGTCCTGCGGCATCACGCGGAACACCGCCGCGCCGCCATGGCCGTGCAGCGGCTTCATCACGACGGCGCCGTGCTTGTCTCGGAACGCGTTGATCTCGTCGAGGTCGCGCGAGATCAGGGTCGGCGGCATCAGCTGCGGAAAGTTCATCACGAACAGCTTTTCCGGCGCGTTGCGCACCGAGGCCGGATCGTTGACGACCAGCGTCTTCGGATGAATCCGCTCCAGGAAATGCGTCGAGGTGATGTAGGCGAGGTCGAACGGCGGGTCCTGGCGCAGCAGCACCACGTCGAAGCCGTTGAGTGCCTCGCGCTTGGGCTCCCCGAGGGTGAAATGGTCGCCGGGCTCGTCGCGCACGGTCAGCAGCTGCACCGGCGCGACCAGCTCTTCGCCGATCATCGAGAGCTTGTCGGGCGTGTAATAGGACAGGCCGTGGCCGCGCTTCTGCGCCTCCAGAAGCAGCGCGAAGGTGGAATCGCCCTTGATATTGATGCGGGCGATGGGGTCCATCTGGACGGCGACGTTCAGTTTCATGGTCTGCCTTTCAGGTCGAGGCGTCGAATGCTGCCAACACATGGCGTGGAAGTGATCGCGGCGCAATCAGCATGGCGTCGAATCGCAATTCGAATTCGGCATGCTCGGGATGCGCTGCGAGCCAGCCTTGCGCGGCATCGATGATGCGCTGCTGCTGGCGCGGCGTCACCGCATAGGCCGCATCATCGAGGCTGGCGCGTGCCTTGACCTCGACGAAGGCGATCAAATTGCGCCGGCGCGCCACGATGTCGATTTCGCCATGCGGGGTGCGATAGCGCTTGGCGAGAATGCGATAGCCTTTGGCCATGAGATAGGCGGCGGCGCGGCTCTCCGCAGAGATGCCGGTGCGGAACGCGGCGACGCGCTCGGGCGAGGCGACTTTCGGTTCCGCTCCGCCCTCAGGCTTCGCCATCGCCGCCCCGCAAATCTTTTGCGAGCTCGAGTGCGCGGGCATAGACCTCGCGCCGCGGCCGGCCGGACAGCTCGACGGCATGGGCCACGGCGTCCTTGACGCTGTGCGTCGCCAGCTGCGCGCGCAGCAGGTCGTCGAGCGCATGCGATGTCAGCATCTCGGCGTCCGCCGCAGGCGGTGCGATCACCAGCACGAACTCGCCGCGCGTCTCCAGCGCATCTGCCTCGCGTGCCAGCTCGGTCAACGTCGCGCGCGAAATCTCCTCGTGCAGCTTCGTCAGCTCGCGGCAGATCGCGGCCTCGCGCGTCCCCATGATCTCGGCGAGATCGGCGAGCGTGTCCTGCACGCGGTTGCCGGACTCGAACATCACCAGCGTCGCATCGATGCGGGCAAGCTCGGCAAGGCGCGAGCGGCGCGCGGCGGATTTTGCCGGCAGAAAGCCCTCGAAGAAGAAGCGGTCGGTCGGCAGCGCGGCGACCGACAGCGCCGCCAGCACCGAGGAGGGGCCGGGCAGCGCGTAGACGGCATGGCCGGCGGCGCACACCTCGCGCACCAGCTTGAAGCCGGGATCGGAGATCAGCGGCGTGCCGGCGTCCGACACCAGCGCGATCGAGCCGCCCTGCGAAAGCCGCTCCAGGATCTTCGGGCGCGCCGCCTCGGCATTGTGCTCGTGATAGGGCTTGAGCTGCGCCGAAATGTCGTAGCGCTCGGTCAGGCGCCGCGTGATGCGGGTGTCCTCGCAGGCGATGACGTCGACCCCCGCGAGCGTCTGAAGCGCGCGCAGCGTGATGTCGCCGAGATTGCCGATCGGGGTCGCGACCAGGTAAAGGCCGGCGGCCGCTTTCGGCGCCGCAAGACGATGGGCGTCGATGGAGAAGCCGCGCGGGGCGGCGTCTGGGCCTTCAGGCGTATTTATCGGGGCCGGCTTTGCGCGCATAATGAAACGAACTTAGGCATGATCCCCGGGGCTGGGAACCGGTCCTCCGAAAAAGATCGCGGCTAGGCTAAGGGGCGGGGCAAGGACTGAAGAGGAGTGGAATGTGATCCATCCGGCATCACATTCCAGAGGGAATGCAGCGTCAGCGCCATATTCGCGGCGGAAACGCCGCCTTGATGCTGGGTGACCGACGGCGGACAGCTGGCCGGGACTTGAGGGACGGTCGCGTTAAGCGGTCATTATCCTTTTGTTTTGGTTAACTATTTGCCGACAATATGCCTGAATCCGCGGCTTCTGTCGCGACAAGTTTGTTGTGACCGGCCGGCGACGGCAGGTCAGAAGAGAAGCCACCATGCTGGGCCCGCGTCATCCAAAATCTCCCGATCCGGGGCCCCAATCGTCGGGTGCGACCCGGCGGAGCGCGCTCGGCCTGTTGCTCGGTGCGCCCTTGCTGTCGGCCTGCGCCGGCGTGCAGCAGAGCCTGAGCCAGTTCTCTAATCCCTTCAGCAGCTCCTCTACGCCCCCGGCTCAGCCGGCCGGGCCGCCGCAACAGGCCACCACCGCCGGCACCGGCGGGGTGAAGGTTGCCGTGATCCTGCCGCTCTCGGCCGCCGGCAACGCCGGCCTCGCCGCGCAATCCATGCGCAACGCCGCCGAGATGGCGCTGGCCGAATTCCAGAATCCGAACATCCAGCTCCTGATCAAGGACGACAACGGCAGCCCGCAAGGCGCGCAGGCCGGTGCGCAGCAGGCGATCGACGAAGGCGCCGAGATCATTTTGGGACCGCTGTTCGCGCAGTCGGTGCCGGCGGTGGCGCAGGTCGCGCGCACGCGCGGCATTTCCGTGATCGCGTTCTCGACCGATTCCAGCATCGCCGGCCGCGGCGTCTATCTGCTCTCATTCCTGCCGGAGTCCGACGTCAATCGCATCGTCGAATATTCCGCCAGCATGGGAAAACGCTCCGTCGCCGTGCTCGTGCCCGACAATGCCTATGGCAATGTGGTCGAGGCCGCGGTGAAGGCGGCGGTGCCGCGGCGCGGCGGCCGCATCGTCGCGTTCGAGAAATACGGCGCCGACCGCGCCACGCCGGCGCGCGCCGTGGCGCAGCAGCTCGGCAGCGCGGATGCGCTGTTCATCGCCGATGACGGCGATGCGGTGGTGACGGTCGCCGATGCGATGACGGCCGCCGGCGCGAACTTGCGCAACATCCAGCTGCTCGGCACCGGCCTGTGGGACAATCCGCGCGTCTACGCGAATGCGAGCCTGCAAGGCGGCCTCTACGCGGCGCCCGATCCCGCCGGCTTCCGCGCCTTCTCCGGCCGCTACCGCACCAAATACGGCGCCGAGCCGATTCGCACCGCAACGCTCGCCTATGACGCGGTCGCCCTCGTCGCCGCGCTCGCGCGCACGCAGGGCACCACCCGTTTCTCGTCCGACGTGCTCACCAACCCCTCGGGCTTTGCCGGCATCGACGGCCTATTCCGCTTCCGCGCCGACGGCACCAACGAACGCGGCCTTGCGGTGATGAAGGTGACGACCGGCGGCGGCGTCGCGGTCGCGGGTTCGCCGAAGAGTTTTGGGGCTTAGCTGTTCTTTCGCCGTCGTCCTAGCGAAAGCCAGGACCCATACCGCGTGATCTATCGAGTGACTACAGTGCGAGAATAATTGGGACTCTTCGCCAAACTCCTCCCTGGGGTAATGGGTCCTGGCTTTCGCCAGGACGACGATGGGGAGAGAGCTCAGGCCGCCAGATCCGCGACCACCGCATCCAGCACCGGGAATCCGCTGCTGGTCACGCGCAGCCGTCCCGTCGCATCGACCGTGATCGCGCCTTCCTCACGCAGCAGCGC
Protein-coding regions in this window:
- a CDS encoding AAA family ATPase; the encoded protein is MTSVNDEETDHPRHPEEHIAPVPRISVQAFCETDQTLAAVTAAGEDRRLAKAHLTAKEGGLAAAIEVYETMPTPNVIVIESDGTRDILEGLDDLAGVCDPGTRVVVIGNPNDTAPYRELVRRGVNDYVVGPVETIDVVRSICSLFSASEAIITGRVIAVVGAKGGVGASTVAHNVAWTIARDLALDSVVIDLDLAFGTASLDYNQDPVQGIANAVLSQDRPDTALMERLLAKCTERLSLLAAPATLDRVYDFGAEAFDAVFDTLRMTTPCIVLDVPHQWSGWTRRALINADDIVIVAEPDLANLRNTKNMLTVLKTARPNDRPPLYCINQVGMHKRAEIDVKSFAKTMESQPIAVIPFDSKLFSTAANNGQMIAEVSKSHRTTALFQNMANRLVGRGEVKKPKRSLLGPLLKKLKGRSGRASAPHRKAS
- a CDS encoding tetratricopeptide repeat protein, which produces MSKRLSLASRPARYLLSALVLLALGGCQTTGIEDITGALGGKSEAASKADGKPDMDALRERYRAKPSDPNVALDYGKALRESGQSAQAVAVLEQAVLGHPRNKALLAGYGRALADNGNFQQAFDVLSRAHTPEDPDWRILSAQGAALDQLGRNEEAQQYYATALKIVPDEPQVLSNLGLSYVLQNNLPKAEQVLGRAHQRNQNDARIRANLALVLGLQGREAEAEILVKADLPPDQAAAKITALRQLLAKKQQQRAEK
- a CDS encoding YifB family Mg chelatase-like AAA ATPase, translated to MVQRVSTVAFEGIEARAVDVQVQVAPGLPAFAIVGLPDKAVSEARERVRSALIASGLALPARRIIVNLAPADLPKEGSHYDLPIALGLMAAIGAIPPDALTGFTVLGELGLDGSIAPVAGVLPAAIGANVREEGLICPAACGSEAAWASPDIQIIAAQSLIQIANHFKGTQVLSRPSPKVHEAAASKLDLRDIKGQESAKRALEIAAAGGHHLLMIGAPGAGKSMLAARLPSILPPLSPGELLEVSMIASVAGEIEGGALTARRPFRSPHHSASMAALTGGGMRAKPGEISLAHQGVLFLDELPEFDPRVLDSLRQPLENGEVSVSRANHRVTYPARFMLVAAMNPCRCGNAFEPGYACKRGRIDRCTGDYQARISGPLMDRIDLRIEVPAVTAADLILPPPAEGSAEVAARVAAARDIQLARYADIGLPNVRTNAEAPASVLEDIAKPDAQGAKLLRDAAETMRLSARGYHRVLRVARTLADLDGADKIGRLHLAEALSYRALAEDVRQMA
- a CDS encoding type II and III secretion system protein family protein is translated as MNYGDDRAGLRIRGNRARTFWAGAMLTLGLLAAPGLVSAAEAPVGDQAPLQAPDLGVASVGTIAPAKTRFLSLGVGKSVVIDLPREVKDVLVADPKIANAVIRSAQRAYIIGGQVGQTNVVFFTADGQQVAAYDIAVKRDLNGMRAALRQSLPGVQIEGIGDSVMLTGSVSSPVEAQQAGEVAAKLVGGSEKVVNNIVVRGRDQVMLKVVVGEVRRDIVKQLGVDLSASLNAGTAVVNFNNSNPFSVSGGPLVSSNGLGVTGLAKGVATVNATMRAMETAGVMRTLAEPSLTAISGESATFIAGGEFPIPGGYACDPVTHVCTTQITYKKFGISLNFTPVVLSEGRISLRVMTEVSELSNQNAISVTQAVSASQTSSVTIPSIQTRRAETTLEIPSGGSMAMAGLIQQQTKQAINGLPGVDQVPIIGALFRSQDFVNNETELMVIVTPYVVRAVAQKELSRPDDGFAPASDAQTALLGRMNRLYGIARRVDPIDGARGDFGFIID
- a CDS encoding PilZ domain-containing protein; amino-acid sequence: MLANRRRSERRVCSRLAKIHFGAGSLPRDCTITDISDGGVKVVAEFLEVPPQFTIIFAPDYSRQCRLRWRIGCEFGAEFTD
- the cpaB gene encoding Flp pilus assembly protein CpaB; the protein is MNTARIVVLVIALGAGGVAAYLASGYDNKPAPALPVAEKLPTVEVLVAKNDIQLGQAVKPEDLQWQSWPAATASGAFIRRDSRPEAQTQIAGSIARVPLMQGEPIREQKLVRAEGSGFMAAILPSGMRAVSTDVTAETSAGGFILPNDRVDIVLTRRLKNPDVNGPTAGNDLILSEVILTNIRVLAIDQAPKEKDGQNAVVGKTVTLELKPDQVATLTAARQGGTLQLALRSIVDANATELTAEDLAIKRSGGVNVIRYGVQVRQLTSQK
- a CDS encoding CpaD family pilus assembly protein, whose product is MTKTMADRRRGLSVALVLTGLSVMLGACNTTGEIVTQTVPTDYRQRHPIAVQEAKKSIVIFVGKARGGLSAAQQSDVAGTARDWVREGTGSVVVDVPIGSANSRAAATTYHEIRSVLASGGVPSRAIVQHPYRPEDPGLLPTIRLSYSRIAAVAGPCGLWPEDVGPSILDPGYNENQPYFNLGCASQRNLAAMIDNPADLEQPRAETPVYTARRDIAFDRYRKGAAIATPSPEADKAKLSDTGK